From the genome of Chanos chanos chromosome 5, fChaCha1.1, whole genome shotgun sequence, one region includes:
- the tepsin gene encoding AP-4 complex accessory subunit Tepsin codes for MATLMERLAFLQKVPTLMKATADDETPCPGYLFEEIGKISHESVGCCQCLLEYLLERLQVESCHVKLKVLKILLHVSGHGPPHFLTELRRNVTFIQEVTVYSGPPDPIHGNAPYQRVRSAAQDLASLLFTDTVTAETGLSPCKAATPTMGMGSESSPRSGLQGFGYSPAKKGTGAATLLDKIQKAAEVVASAVLPPSEQPGIRLQDNHYRAVVAPSGVVEVAVPACAYNVPKHSRKAAGRCPGQPGGGWEEQDSGHGSPCDSSRENGPIGRTSGGGSSKSGGTDSHSGASRESGDLSERVEAMQLGDCGQEVALISTLMEGSRVFLTREETQHFIKECSTLNCEVVVELLARKLLDPSHNVQMRALCAVACLMSSDLLSLDQIFMATQVSLSRLSQGASGPVTNKATKLLRQFEALMGGPRGAAHQNLPSNNPLVSDPASDSSLTEPMLPDPLAVADPPGAAGEQPPPAGSDGPSTRAGPEEERGCDSGEETADAAEGEEARETEDLSSCRYAKTQEGNLKPPEQSQTPALPSSSSHHPTLSLFSGMELVNRGKPVCLVEPVLVEPEGQTDAQMPTAPEKSVEMASVLPSSPRDSRPPSAFSFLNL; via the exons ATGGCCACTCTCATGGAACGACTGGCTTTTCTTCAAAAA GTTCCCACACTGATGAAGGCCACGGCAGATGACGAAACGCCTTGCCCCGGCTATCTCTTTGAAGAAATTGGAA AAATTTCCCATGAGTCAGTGGGTtgctgtcagtgtctgttgGAATACTTGTTGGAGAGGTTGCAGGTGGAGTCTTGTCATGTGAAATTAAAG GTACTTAAGATACTGCTGCATGTCAGTGGACATGGGCCGCCGCATTTTCTCACGGAACTACGCAGAAACGTTACGTTTATACAGGAGGTGACAG TCTACAGTGGTCCTCCAGACCCCATTCATGGAAACGCTCCCTACCAGAGGGTGCGAAGTGCTGCTCAG GATTTGGCCAGTCTCCTGTTCACTGACACGGTCACTGCGGAGACTGGGCTGTCCCCCTGTAAAGCTGCCACCCCAACCATGG GGATGGGCTCAGAGTCATCTCCCAGGTCTGGACTGCAGGGGTTTGGATACAGCCCAGCGAAGAAAGGCACTG GTGCAGCGACGCTGTTAGACAAGATTCAGAAAGCTGCTGAAGTTGTGGCAAGTGCTGTCCTGCCTCCTTCAGAACAACCAGGAATCCGTCTCCAAGACAACCACTACCGGGCCGTGGTGGCGCCCTCTGGTGTGGTGGAGGTGGCAGTGCCAGCGTGTGCCTATAACGTGCCAAAACACAGCCGCAAAG cggCTGGCAGGTGCCCGGGGCAGCCTGGGGGGGGCTGGGAGGAGCAAGACAGCGGCCACGGCTCTCCCTGCGACTCCTCTCGGGAGAATGGACCAATCGGCCGGACCTCAGGGGGTGGGAGCAGCAAGTCAGGTGGGACAGACAGCCACTCAGGAGCCAGCAGGGAGAGCGGAGACTTATCAGAGCG ggtggAGGCCATGCAGCTGGGAGACTGTGGCCAGGAGGTGGCGCTCATTTCCACGTTGATGGAGGGCTCCAGAGTGTTCCTCACGAGAGAGGAGACCCAGCACTTCATTAAAGA ATGCTCCACTCTAAACTGTGAGGTGGTCGTGGAACTTCTTGCTCGCAAACTGCTGGACCCCTCACACAATGTCCAAATG AGGGCACTGTGTGCAGTGGCCTGCCTGATGTCATCAGACCTCCTCTCCCTGGATCAAATCTTCATGGCCAcgcaggtctctctctcccggCTCAGTCAGGGAGCCTCTGGGCCTGTCACCAACAAAGCGACCAAG CTCCTGCGACAGTTTGAGGCTCTGATGGGAGGTCCGAGAGGAGCAGCCCATCAGAACTTGCCTTCCAATAATCCTTTGGTCTCTGACCCAGCGTCTGACTCCTCTCTGACCGAGCCGATGCTCCCCGACCCGCTGGCCGTCGCGGACCCCCCCGGCGCTGCGGGGGAACAGCCCCCGCCCGCCGGCTCTGACGGTCCCTCCACGCGGGCAGGGCCGGAGGAAGAGCGAGGCTGTGATTCAGGGGAAGAGACTGCGGACgctgcagagggagaggaggccaGGGAGACAGAGGACCTCTCCAGCTGTCGCTACGCCAAAACGCAGGAGGGAAATTTAAAGCCCCCGGAGCAAAGCCAAACCCCTGccctgccctcctcctcctcccaccacCCCACGCTGTCTCTGTTTAGTGGTATGGAACTGGTGAACAGAGGCAAACCAGTATGCCTGGTCGAACCCGTGCTGGTGGAACCGGAAGGCCAGACAGACGCGCAAATGCCCACGGCTCCTGAGAAGAGTGTGGAGATGGCATCGGTTCTCCCGTCATCCCCACGCGACAGCCGGCCGCCCTCTGCCTTCTCTTTCCTTAACCTCTGA
- the LOC115813062 gene encoding uncharacterized protein DDB_G0284459 — protein MSARKQSGDVQMEECPFCGKPFKRLKSHLPHCKMALAAQRTTTSTASDHLHDSRSDKHTVTMSKTKRTASKRNLKVNISDHTDDTLPVNPGTAQKSVKSKLKAPKVVGDKTSSQSSPAVYSTSLAVKQETENVGIKRLEVRERELERRNQFISYKQNENKPTSETNLFQEALKEPKRAETIQTDRKTAQGRRVPKFSSQMKLSQRDNTLSSSSATSKSTVGTAVPSQDALKMTPGLSVSERLPNRLDRSKRKSEPKFWEYIEAGPEPQRGGTFGLTAQGLVSSVPKTSVWDHIKEGLYNRRSRGLSVVHLTQGVAKVASCDRESASALLMSTRVSQRSPERLQADGTEVRSAPVPSGIHTPTQSSLSEGTSSRTQRIPGMEWASMLTGDYQFPIPHTERALSQHVWAPPPTGPSPPPLPLNPGPLSERHLGDVRLNELADWLISRTPLTPREGIAMLNRGWQWYYRRYIDVRKGGIGGISMLIAGYCVLSYMWSYPHLKKDRWRKYH, from the exons ATGAGTGCAC gtAAGCAGAGTGGAGATGTGCAGATGGAGGAGTGTCCTTTCTGTGGAAAGCCATTCAAAAGGCTGAAGTCACACCTTCCTCACTGTAAAATGGCTTTGGCTGCCCAGAGAACAACAACCTCTACTGCCTCTGACCACCTGCACGACAGTAGGTCTGATAAACACACGGTCACTATGAGTAAAACCAAGAGGACAGCATCCAAGCGGAACCTGAAGGTTAACATCAGTGATCACACCGACGATACGTTACCTGTTAACCCAGGAACCGCACAGAAAAGTGTCAAATCCAAACTGAAGGCACCTAAAGTGGTTGGCGATAAGACGTCCTCCCAAAGCTCTCCAGCTGTTTATTCTACATCTCTGGCTGTAAAACAAGAAACTGAGAATGTTGGAATAAAACGGTTGGAAGTAAGGGAGCGGGAGTTGGAGAGAAGGAATCAGTTTATTTCCTACAAACAGAACGAAAACAAACCTACCTCAGAGACTAACTTATTTCAAGAAGCTCTCAAAGAACCAAAACGGGCTGAGACCATTCAGACGGACAGAAAAACTGCTCAAGGCAGAAGAGTGCCGAAGTTCTCCTCCCAGATGAAGTTGTCACAGAGGGACAATACGCTGTCCTCCTCATCTGCCACCAGCAAGAGCACTGTCGGCACTGCAGTTCCTTCTCAAGATGCCCTTAAGATGACCCCTGGGCTCTCTGTTTCAGAACGGCTGCCGAACCGGCTGGACCGCTCCAAACGCAAAAGCGAACCAAAGTTCTGGGAGTACATAGAGGCTGGCCCAGAGCCTCAGAGAGGAGGCACTTTTGGATTGACAGCACAAGGTCTGGTCTCCTCTGTGCCGAAGACCTCTGTATGGGACCACATTAAAGAGGGCCTGTATAACAGGAGGTCCAGAGGTCTCTCAGTTGTCCATCTTACTCAGGGAGTCGCCAAAGTGGCTTCCTGCGACCGTGAAAGTGCCTCTGCCTTATTGATGTCGACTCGCGTATCTCAGCGAAGCCCAGAAAGGCTTCAGGCTGATGGTACCGAGGTCCGGTCGGCACCTGTGCCATCTGGCATCCACACGCCAACGcagagttctctctctgagggaacCAGTTCAAGAACACAGCGCATCCCTGGCATGGAGTGGGCATCTATGCTAACTGGTGACTACCAGTTCCCCAtacctcacacagagagagccctGAGTCAGCACGTGTGGGCCCCCCCTCCCACTGGACCATCCCCGCCCCCACTGCCTCTGAACCCAG gtcCCCTGAGTGAGCGTCACCTGGGAGACGTGAGGCTGAACGAActtgctgattggctgatctcGCGAACGCCGCTGACACCCAGGGAAGGCATTGCAATGCTGAACCGAG GGTGGCAGTGGTATTACAGGAGGTACATTGACGTTCGTAAAGGTGGCATCGGTGGAATCTCCATGCTGATCGCTGGTTACTGTGTCCTGAGCTACATGTGGAGTTACCCCCatctca AAAAGGACCGCTGGCGAAAGTATCACTGA